A stretch of Lactuca sativa cultivar Salinas chromosome 6, Lsat_Salinas_v11, whole genome shotgun sequence DNA encodes these proteins:
- the LOC111881939 gene encoding early light-induced protein 1, chloroplastic — MAASSIFMATPITLLKKTPTFSVKCMSQTPQSGEPEISKPATTPTPPKINIPPPPPPAPKVSTKFSDVLAFSGPAPERINGRLAMIGFVSAMAVELSSGQDVFTQIGNGGVAVFVGTSVVLTLASLVPLFKGVSVQSKSSGLMTSDAELWNGRVAMLGLVALAFTEYVKGSALV, encoded by the coding sequence ATGGCAGCTTCTTCAATCTTCATGGCAACTCCCATCACACTCCTCAAAAAAACTCCCACCTTCTCCGTCAAATGCATGTCACAAACACCTCAAAGCGGTGAACCGGAGATTTCAAAACCAGCAACCACCCCAACACCACCAAAGATCAACATTCCTCCTCCTCCGCCACCTGCTCCAAAGGTCAGCACGAAGTTCTCTGACGTGTTGGCGTTTAGTGGACCTGCACCGGAGAGGATCAACGGAAGGTTAGCCATGATAGGGTTTGTGTCGGCGATGGCTGTGGAACTGAGCAGCGGTCAAGACGTGTTCACCCAGATCGGCAACGGCGGTGTTGCGGTATTTGTCGGGACAAGTGTGGTGTTGACGTTAGCGTCGTTGGTGCCGTTGTTTAAAGGAGTGAGTGTGCAGTCGAAGTCGAGTGGACTGATGACATCAGATGCAGAGCTTTGGAATGGGCGGGTTGCGATGTTGGGTCTGGTGGCTTTGGCTTTTACTGAATATGTTAAAGGCAGTGCCCTTGTCTAG